From one Phycodurus eques isolate BA_2022a chromosome 19, UOR_Pequ_1.1, whole genome shotgun sequence genomic stretch:
- the LOC133417895 gene encoding carbohydrate sulfotransferase 15-like, whose translation MDSSLASSKSWPPAARRQSRTVSRMDYKYTLLGAQGDDYRERPLLLQVDTAPANLFAVLEVKAELPRRRSAPASFRRVRPCAVLLGAAVTFVIMASYVLTGGGKDPLLAPSSYRRLLGPPGPFAFDLPSAKDYAQLRPVLRSIASKAEFRAGRQLPELEALIRSERHMFSVTPRQFLPGFRNPCWYEEYAGDVTSDPYRTNLYARYARSFRTVFRHLRSTFRKHLLSRDGKLLRIRCLPYFYIIGQPKCGTTDLYDRLRLHPDVKFSTFKEPHWWTRKRFGIVRLSEGFHDRYPVEDYLDLFDQAAHLIQGSPAANGSGTPGRPDVIIGEASASTMWDNNAWVYFYDNATTGGEPPFLIQDFVHALQPDARFVVMLRDPVERLYSDYLYFGIANKSAEDFHEKVSESLQLLDGCLADYTLRSCAYNTTVNNAMPVRLQVGLYAVYLLDWLSVFGRDQILVLRLEDHASNRKHTMHTVFRFLGLGPLSQQTESELNGSPASNSRRPADKNLGPMLPATQLVLRHFYAPFNRKLAQVLRNDSFLWDARP comes from the exons ATGGACAGTAGCCTCGCCTCCTCCAAGTCGTGGCCTCCCGCTGCGAGACGGCAGTCGCGCACCGTGAGCCGCATGGACTACAAGTACACCCTGCTGGGCGCACAGGGGGACGACTATCGCGAGAGGCCGCTGCTGCTGCAAGTGGACACGGCGCCCGCGAACCTGTTCGCCGTCCTGGAGGTGAAGGCCGAGCTCCCGAGGAGGCGGAGCGCGCCGGCCTCCTTCCGCCGGGTGCGCCCGTGCGCCGTCTTGCTCGGCGCGGCCGTCACGTTCGTCATCATGGCCTCGTACGTCCTGACGGGTGGCGGGAAGGACCCCCTGCTCGCGCCGTCGTCTTATCGCCGCTTGCTCGGCCCCCCGGGACCCTTCGCCTTCGACTTGCCGTCGGCCAAGGACTACGCGCAACTGCGGCCGGTGCTCAGGTCCATCGCGTCCAAGGCGGAGTTCCGCGCTGGACGACAGTTGCCGGAGCTCGAGGCCCTGATTCGCAGCGAGCGACAT ATGTTTTCAGTCACCCCCCGCCAATTCCTCCCGGGTTTCCGCAACCCCTGCTGGTACGAGGAGTACGCCGGCGACGTCACCTCGGACCCGTACCGCACCAACTTGTACGCGCGCTACGCCCGCAGCTTCCGCACCGTCTTCCGGCACTTGAGGAGCACGTTCCGAAAGCACTTGTTGAGCCGCGACGGTAAACTCTTGCGCATCCGCTGCCTGCCGTATTTCTACATCATCGGGCAGCCGAAGTGCGGCACCACCGATCTCTACGACCGCTTGCGGCTGCACCCCGACGTCAAGTTCTCCACCTTCAAAGAGCCGCACTGGTGGACTCGCAAGAGGTTCG GGATCGTGCGTCTGAGCGAGGGCTTCCACGACCGCTACCCGGTGGAGGACTACCTGGACTTGTTCGACCAGGCCGCTCACCTCATCCAAGGCAGCCCGGCGGCCAACGGCAGCGGGACGCCCGGTCGGCCCGACGTCATCATCG GTGAAGCCAGCGCCTCCACCATGTGGGACAACAACGCCTGGGTGTACTTCTACGACAACGCCACCACCGGCGGGGAGCCGCCCTTCCTCATCCAGGACTTCGTGCACGCCCTGCAGCCCGACGCCCGCTTCGTCGTCATGCTCAGGGACCCGGTGGAAAG GCTCTACTCGGACTACTTGTACTTCGGCATCGCCAACAAGTCGGCGGAGGATTTCCACGAGAAGGTGTCCGAGTCCCTGCAGCTGTTGGACGGCTGCCTCGCCGACTACACGCTCCGCTCCTGCGCCTACAACACCACCGTCAACAACGCCATGCCC GTGCGACTCCAGGTGGGCCTCTACGCGGTCTACTTGCTGGACTGGCTGAGCGTCTTCGGCCGGGATCAGATCCTGGTGCTCAGGCTGGAGGACCACGCCTCCAACAGGAAGCACACCATGCACACCGTCTTCCGCTTCCTCGGCCTCG GTCCGCTGAGTCAGCAAACGGAGTCGGAGCTGAACGGGAGCCCGGCCTCCAACAGCAGGAGGCCGGCCGACAAGAACCTGGGCCCCATGCTGCCCGCCACTCAACTGGTCCTACGCCACTTCTACGCGCCCTTCAACCGCAAGCTGGCACAAGTCTTGCGCAACGACTCCTTCCTCTGGGACGCCCGACCCTGA